One genomic window of Pseudomonadota bacterium includes the following:
- a CDS encoding LysM peptidoglycan-binding domain-containing protein, producing the protein MEPAKPATASPGTYTVGRGDTLAKIATKLYGDPKKWTAIAQANPGLNPDRVKVGQVIKLPDLPIKQEQD; encoded by the coding sequence ATGGAACCAGCAAAACCAGCAACTGCTTCGCCCGGCACCTATACGGTTGGACGCGGCGATACTCTTGCCAAGATCGCTACTAAACTCTATGGGGATCCCAAAAAGTGGACAGCGATTGCTCAGGCTAATCCTGGCTTGAATCCAGATCGGGTGAAGGTGGGACAAGTGATCAAGCTGCCAGATCTACCGATTAAGCAGGAGCAGGATTAG